The Haloarcula laminariae genomic sequence CACAACCCCGGTACGCCAACGACTGAGAACCGCCTCGCTTATCCGCCACAGAGCACCAACCACTCAGTATGGACTGTCGGCAGTGTGCGAGCGAACTCGACCGGCCGGGCGACTACTGCCTGGTCTGTCGCACTGCCAACGCGGATGCCGTGGTGCTGGAACTCGAACGCGAGCGCGCGACGATTACCACGCTCCTCGACGGCGAGGTGGTCGGCGAGCGGACGGTGACGACCACGCCGGAGGGCGAGGGCAGCGAGGAGCTGGTCGTGGTCGAGCTCCGGAACTTCGCCGGTCTCGTCGCCGACGAAGTGCGACGCAAGCGCCCCGAGGAGGTGTACGTCACCGGCGAGCGCGAGGTCATCAGCGCCGTCCGGGGGCAACTGCACCACGAGTTCTTCCGGGTGAAAGGCGACGACCCCGTCCAGCGGGTCATCGACCGCCAGGGCGAGCCCGCCCTCGAAGTCGTCGATGCGGCCCCGGAGTCGAAGCTGGGCGGGAGTCACTCGACGCTCATCGGGGGGCGGGCGGGCCAGCGGGTCATCTACACCGTCGCCGGCCATCCCCACGTCAAGAAGGTGATTCCGGGCCCCATCGACGCCGGCGGGGCGTCCTCGCCGACGGGCGTGCGGGCGAAGGCGACGCGGGCCGACGCCAACGGCAACGTCCGCGTGCTCATCCGGGACGGGTCGAGCGTACAGGAGAACCGCGTCGTCACCACGGCGGGCGACCGCGAACTCGGCGAGCACGTCCGGGCGGACCTCAACGAGGCGCTGGTCGAGGCCGAGTTACAGGACGAGTGAGTCAGCCCACGAGGGGACGACGCGGCCGTGGTCGACCTGTCGGGCGCCGCCCGAGATTGTGAGGGAGCCCCACGGCGAAGCCCACGTCTCGAAGGGCTTATGTGGTCGCTGGGCCGACCAATTGGTACTATGGCTAGCAAGAGCGGAAAGACCGGTAGCTCCGGCCGATTCGGGGCTCGCTACGGTCGCGTCTCCCGGCGCCGCGTCGCAGAGATAGAGGCCGAGATGAACGAGGACCACACCTGTCCGAACTGCGGCGAGGACAAGGTCGACCGCAAGGGGACCGGCATCTGGCAGTGTGGCTACTGCGACTACAAGTACACCGGCGGGAGCTACAAGCCCGAGACGCCCGGTGGCAAGACGGTCCGTCGCTCCATCCGCGCCGCCCTCGCCGA encodes the following:
- a CDS encoding DUF2103 domain-containing protein; translation: MDCRQCASELDRPGDYCLVCRTANADAVVLELERERATITTLLDGEVVGERTVTTTPEGEGSEELVVVELRNFAGLVADEVRRKRPEEVYVTGEREVISAVRGQLHHEFFRVKGDDPVQRVIDRQGEPALEVVDAAPESKLGGSHSTLIGGRAGQRVIYTVAGHPHVKKVIPGPIDAGGASSPTGVRAKATRADANGNVRVLIRDGSSVQENRVVTTAGDRELGEHVRADLNEALVEAELQDE
- a CDS encoding 50S ribosomal protein L37ae, which translates into the protein MASKSGKTGSSGRFGARYGRVSRRRVAEIEAEMNEDHTCPNCGEDKVDRKGTGIWQCGYCDYKYTGGSYKPETPGGKTVRRSIRAALAEDEE